The DNA region TTGGGGTATGAATGTCGGTATCGCAGCGAGAATGTCTCACAGTATGTGTCATCACTCGCCGTTTTTGGCGAGGTGGATTTTCTCCATGCTTTTCGGGAAAGCACCCTTGATATGCTTCGCCGGGCTCAAGAATGTGAGATTTTTGGTGGGGCAATGCGAATAAGGGTTATCGCTCCTGAAGACCTGATTGGTTTAAAATTACAGGCTTTGAAAAATGATCCTTCTGGGCGAACTCTGGATTTGGAGGACATCAAGGAACTTGTCCGCATACGCGGAAAAAACCTTAACTGGGTCCGTATTCGAGAATATGTGAAAATCCTGGAAGCGG from Atribacterota bacterium includes:
- a CDS encoding nucleotidyltransferase; translation: MDLRMVLEALLSRFEIQNIRYALIGGLALGLLGVGRATMDIDFLVFRDDMSVVDTIMTELGYECRYRSENVSQYVSSLAVFGEVDFLHAFRESTLDMLRRAQECEIFGGAMRIRVIAPEDLIGLKLQALKNDPSGRTLDLEDIKELVRIRGKNLNWVRIREYVKILEAEEWYALFAPPEEC